Genomic segment of Pasteurella multocida subsp. multocida OH4807:
ACTTATTTGCGCATACCTTCAAAAAAATGGGCATTGAAGTGACGTTTGTGGATCAAGATTTACCACTCGAAGAATTGAAAAAAGCAATTCGTCCAAATACTAAAGCCGTATTTGCAGAAACGATTGCCAACCCAGCGTTACGCGTATTGGATATTGAGAAATTTGTTGCACTTGCAAAAGCGGCACAATCACCATTATTAGTAGATAACACCTTTGCGACCCCATATTTCTGTCGTCCAATTGAATTTGGTGCCAACGTGGTGATTCACAGTACATCAAAATATTTAGATGGCCACGCAGTCGCACTTGGTGGTTCAATCACTGACGGTGGTAACTTTGACTGGAATAACGGTAGATTTCCCCAATTCAGTACTCCTGATCACACTTATCATGGTCTAGTGTATACCGAAACATTTGGTCCTGCAGCGTATATTGTAAAAGCGCGCGTACAGTTAATGCGTGACTTAGGGGCAACACCAGCGCCACAAAACAGTTTCTTACTCAATCTTGGTATGGAAACTTTAGCAGTGCGTATGGAACGTCACTATGAAAATGCACAAGCTGTGGCAGAGTTTTTAGAAAAACACCCACAAGTGGCAAAAGTAAGCTTCCCAGGTTTACCTAACTCACAAGATTACACACTAAAACAAAAATATTTACCAAATGGTTTATGTGGCGTGATTTCGTTTGAAGTAAAAGGTGGACGTGAAGCAGCTGCAAAATGGTTAAATGCGCTGAAATTAGTTTCTCGCGAAGTGCATGTGGCGGATATTCGTACTTGTGCATTACATCCAGCAACTTCAACGCACCGTCAATTAAATGAAACAGATCTCCAAAAAGTGGGCATTGCCCCTGGGCTAATTCGTCTGTCTTGTGGTATCGAAAGCCTCAAAGATATCTTAGCAGATTTAGAACAGGCATTTAACGCAGCGAAGTAAGTAAAAACCGTCAGGGTAGATGGTCTTCTACCCTGCATTAAAGCAATAAGCTCATATTTTTTGAAAAAGAAATATCAGGTTATCTCTTTAAAAAACAAAAATAGCACAAAAATCATTCTTGATAAACAAACAACCTTATTTAATTTCAAGCAGTAAATAAACGGAAAAAGTAACTATTATGGCAAAAAAAGATTATTACGACGTTCTTGGTGTTGAACGTAGTGCGGATGAAAAAGAAATTAAACGTGCATATAAAAAATTGGCGATGAAATATCACCCAGACCGCAC
This window contains:
- a CDS encoding methionine gamma-lyase (COG2873 O-acetylhomoserine sulfhydrylase), with translation MEFATQCLHAGYHPKNGEPRVQPIVQSTTFTYDSAEEIGKLFDLQAAGYFYTRLSNPTTNAAEEKLTALEGGVATMCTASGQSAVFYAMLNILEAGDHFISSSYVYGGTYNLFAHTFKKMGIEVTFVDQDLPLEELKKAIRPNTKAVFAETIANPALRVLDIEKFVALAKAAQSPLLVDNTFATPYFCRPIEFGANVVIHSTSKYLDGHAVALGGSITDGGNFDWNNGRFPQFSTPDHTYHGLVYTETFGPAAYIVKARVQLMRDLGATPAPQNSFLLNLGMETLAVRMERHYENAQAVAEFLEKHPQVAKVSFPGLPNSQDYTLKQKYLPNGLCGVISFEVKGGREAAAKWLNALKLVSREVHVADIRTCALHPATSTHRQLNETDLQKVGIAPGLIRLSCGIESLKDILADLEQAFNAAK